The Lolium rigidum isolate FL_2022 chromosome 2, APGP_CSIRO_Lrig_0.1, whole genome shotgun sequence genomic interval TTTGGTGTACAACTTCTCTTCTGCATAGATGTGCTCATAAATTAATAGGAGAAGGTGAGAATGTGAGCTGATCCAGGAAAGACGTCGGTTATACATACTACATGAAAGTGCTAATCGATTGTTTCTCTTTGGAACAGGTTAGTTAAGTACCAAAAGCTTTGTCAATAACCTCACGCGCGAGGGATTTGTGATTTTCCCTTAGTTCCATGAAACCTTTGGTCTCCATGATAGCTCTGCACCGTTCTCCGTTGTGTACCATATACCTAACACAACAATCCTTGAGTTGCTGGCAGTGGTATCGCTCGGCAAAATCAAGAGTAAAAGCCACTGTGTTGACATCTATCAGCTCGCTCAGCTTACTCTCGCAAATAACTTTCAGTCTTTCTATGGCGTAGCGATCAGCCGCAACGAGCAAATGCACCGTCATGTTTGCAGCCTCTTGGGTGCGGTCATCCATGAACGCCGGCAGTGAGTCCTTGTACATGTAATACAACAGGGCTTCAAAAATCCTGGCGTCCATGTCCTTGATGCAGATACTGCTTCGCCTGCTCTCCATCATGGAGCCGCACAGCTGCGCACGGAAGACCGACGATCGCGCGGCCAGCACGCATCCGTGCACCTTGAACCTCTTGAACCAGCCGATCTTGACGGTCAAGTCTGCTTTCAGGCCGTTCTCAAGGAGGTCCCCGATATTCAGGCACAGTTCGGAGGGTGGGATGACGATGGTGGGGACTTGTCCCAGGCCCTCAAATCGATCGGCGGTAATGACCTCGATGTTGCACTTTATCACGAGGCAATCGTCCTTGAGGCAGCCGGAGGCGGCCAGGTCATTTATACTTATGAACTTGGCGAAACCCCATCCCGAACATGGCTTGAAGTCATGCGTGGTGCAGTTGCGTTTGAGCTTCTCCCCCGTCGACGGCAGCGCGGGGTCTTGGAGGCAGAACGAGAAGTTGGCCCTGACCTCGCTGGCGTCTTTCAAGTGGAGGAACACCGAGGTATGCTGTCTGGCGGCTTTCTTGGTACCGTAGGGGTAGTACTCGATCGCCCAGTTGTGCCCTCCCACACGGAACAGGTTGGACTCGATCATGATATCGTTCCTTTTGATTAGGGAGTGCCCGGCGATCTTGAACAGGTGGACGCCGGTGATGGCCGACAAGCGGTGCGTCGAGGCTGTCACgttctccatggccgccgcctccgatCGCGCGTAAGGCTATGATGATTATCTAGGTCTTCTATTGAACGGTCGACATATCTTGCTAGATATATAATGGTGGTATCTTACTGGATATCAGTTCGGATTCGGATGCGAGTACGACCCGGCCCAAATGGCGCCGGTCTCCGTATGCTGATTGCCCCTTTTACAAACTTATTACTCACTCCATTCATAATTAGTTCGCCTTTTTACGTTTAATCAAAGTCAAATATTCAGagaaaaatattaacatctacGATGTACAATGTATAATACTCCTTCCATCCATTAAAGGGATCATGTCGGAGTGTTATACACTAAAGAGTGCAGACACATCTAAACTTAGACAAAATTTGCAACATCCTTTTATGGAGGGAGGTACTATTATAATTGTTATAAGGGCGCGGCTGGTGATCAGGCGACTGAGATTTAATAAATCTCAGTCACCTGATGTCATGGCAGTGTGCTGATTTTCAGCGTTTGGTACTTGGATTAGTTTCAGTACTAATGGATTGGCTTAACATATATAtggttcttttcttttcttactATGTAGCGTGCCAGCTTGCAACATACGGGATTCTTTTTCTTCGTCTCGACGTGCCTTTCTCGCTGCTGGTAACAAGGGAGCGTCTGA includes:
- the LOC124689254 gene encoding BTB/POZ and MATH domain-containing protein 2-like; amino-acid sequence: MENVTASTHRLSAITGVHLFKIAGHSLIKRNDIMIESNLFRVGGHNWAIEYYPYGTKKAARQHTSVFLHLKDASEVRANFSFCLQDPALPSTGEKLKRNCTTHDFKPCSGWGFAKFISINDLAASGCLKDDCLVIKCNIEVITADRFEGLGQVPTIVIPPSELCLNIGDLLENGLKADLTVKIGWFKRFKVHGCVLAARSSVFRAQLCGSMMESRRSSICIKDMDARIFEALLYYMYKDSLPAFMDDRTQEAANMTVHLLVAADRYAIERLKVICESKLSELIDVNTVAFTLDFAERYHCQQLKDCCVRYMVHNGERCRAIMETKGFMELRENHKSLAREVIDKAFGT